GAAGCTCTCCCGTTGCGGCATCCACGCTCATGTGGACCTCTTTTCCGTCCACAGAAAGCACATCCAGTTCCCACACGGCCATCTCTTGCGGTTTGTACTCAAGTTCGGCTCCCACCACGTTCCCCGGTACCTTTTCCGTGGCCGTTTTGATGGCCTGCTCAAGAGTCACCTTGGCTTGAGAAGCCAGTTTTGCTCTCTCCTTCTCTATGGGACCTCGTTCCTTTTCCGCAGCGGTGATGATACCCCGGAACCGTTGAGTGCTCCCTGAATGCTCCGCCTCCTTGCTGAAAACCGGCTCTCCGACGACCAATACTGCCCCTGCTAAGACCGTGATCCCTATTGCGTGAATCCTTATGGGTACTCCTTTGTTCATACCGGACCTCCTTCCCCATGTCAGCTTGTCGGCAGGTGACTTCCGGCTATCGGCAGCAGGGCGAACTGGTTTATCTCCATGCCATTCTTCAGCTTATGACCTGATCATCCCATTGTTCAATCGCCCGATCGGGTGAGCCGGTCGCAGGCTTCACGCGCAGAGGTCCGGCTCGCCATACCCCCGTCATTCCTCCTCACTCCTCACGGCTTGATATAACTCCACCCTTCTTCCTGAAGTTCCATCAATCGCACGATCGCCGGCACCGTCCGGTCCACCTGTTCGAGCAGGTCCTCTCGCGTGAGCCCCTGCGCTTTCATCGTGTTGGAACAGGCCGTCAACTCAACACCGTATTGCTGTTTCAACCGAGCCACCTCGCCGGCAAACCGGCTGCCCTTCTTCGCCAGCAACGACAGTCCCGGTCCATGCGCGACGACCTCGACCCTGAGAAAATCTGGGCCAAGAGCTTCATACAGGTTCGTGATGTTGTTAAGCAGTCCCTTCTGTATCTGCTCCTCGGCCGAATTGAGGTGGAACACGACGCGATGTCCCGAGTCCCTTGTCATCGGCATCTGAGCCTCCGTCACAGCCCCCTGAGAGAACAGGCCACCGACAATCGCCAGACCACCCGTCACTCGCCTCACAGTCTGGATAAGGCTCATCACCAAGCGCTCCTTTGCATCACGATTTCGGCGCGGCCAACGCGCCGGCCCGCGCGTCCTCCGCAGGGGTTTCGACCGCCGGCCGTTCGGCCAAGCGGTGCTGGCCCTTGTAAACCAGATAGTAGAGCACGGGAATGACGACGAGCGTCAACACGGTGGAGGCGCCCACCCCGAACAGCAACGAGACCGCCAGGCCCTGGAAGATCGGATCGAGCACGATGACGAAGGCGCCGACCATCAACGCGGCGGCGGTCAACAGGATCGGGCGCGTCCGGATCGCCCCCGCGCGGATCACCGCCTCGGCCAGCGACCGGCCCTCCTGTTCCTGAAGCTCGATGAAGTCCACGAGCAGGATCGAATTCCGCACGATGATCCCGGCCAGCGCGATGAAGCCGATCATGGAGGTCGCCGTGAAATAGGAGCCGGTGGCCCAATGGCCCGGCACGATGCCGATCAACGTGAGCGGGATCGGCGCCATGATGATCAGCGGCGTCACGAACGACTGGAATTGCCCCACGATCAGCAGATAGATCAGCAGCATGGCGACCGCGAACGCCAGCCCCATGTCGCGGAACGTTTCATAGGTGATGTGCCATTCGCCGTCCCATTTCACCGCCAGCCGTTGCTCGGACCAGGGGGCGGCCGCGTAGTACTGCTCGATCTCGTAGCCTTCGGCGGGACGGTAGTGCGCCAATTTCTCTCCCACTCCCAAGACACCGTAGACCGGGCTCTCCGCCTGTTCCGCGCCGGGTCCTCCGACATCGGCCACCACATAGACGACGGGCTTCTGATTTTTGTGGTAGATGGTTTTGTCCTCGACCGTCTCCTCCAGGCGCAAGAGCTCGGAGAGCGGCACCATCCCCCCGCCGGCCCGCCGGAGCGCGATCTCGCCGAAATGCTCCAGCCCGGTCCGTTCGGTCAGCGGCAGCCGCAACACGATCTGCACGGGGCTTTTCTCGTTCGGAATATGCACCAGGCCGATCTTGGCGCCCTCCATCGCCATGCGCAGCGTCTTCACGATGTCCTCCGACGGCACCCCGGCCAGCGCGGCCTTGGCCCGGTCCACCGTGAACACATACTTGACGAGATCCTGGCCGATCAGGTCATCCACATCCACGACGCCGGGGGTCGCCTCGAAGAGCGCCCGCAATTCCTTCGCGACCGCCCGCTGTCTCTCATAATCCGGGCCGTAGACTTCCGCCACCAACACCGACTGGACCGGAGGCCCCGGCGGCACCTCGACGATCTTCACGTTGGCCCCGAATTGGCGGCCGATCCGCTGGGCTTCGGGCCTCAACCGTTGCGCGATCTCATGGCTCTGGGCCGCCCGCTCGTCCTTCGACACGAGATTGATCTGGATATCCGCCTGGTGCGAGCCCTCCCGCAGGAAGTAATGCCGGACGAGCCCGTTGAAGTTGAACGGAGAGGCGGTCCCCACATAGGCCTGGTAGTCCCGCACCTCCGGCACCCGGCGGATGAACTGGGTCAAGGATTTGGCGACCCGCGCCGTTTCTTCCAAGGTCGTGCCTTCCGGCATGTCGATGACGAGTTGGAGTTCGCTCTTGTTGTCGAACGGCAACATCTTGACCGCCACATGGCGGGTATAGAACAGCGCGGATGATCCGAGCAGCAACACGACAATGCTCGCGAGCAGCGCGTAGGTGAGGAACGGCCGGCGGAGGAGCGGCGTGAAGAGGCGGTGATAGAAACGGTAGGTCCAGCCGCCCGTGTTCCCTTCGTGATCCAGGCCTGGCATGACGACCGTGGATCGGTAGCAGGCCTGGCAGAACCAGGGAATCACGACA
The DNA window shown above is from Nitrospira tepida and carries:
- a CDS encoding PepSY domain-containing protein codes for the protein MNKGVPIRIHAIGITVLAGAVLVVGEPVFSKEAEHSGSTQRFRGIITAAEKERGPIEKERAKLASQAKVTLEQAIKTATEKVPGNVVGAELEYKPQEMAVWELDVLSVDGKEVHMSVDAATGELLEANR
- a CDS encoding DsrE family protein — encoded protein: MPMTRDSGHRVVFHLNSAEEQIQKGLLNNITNLYEALGPDFLRVEVVAHGPGLSLLAKKGSRFAGEVARLKQQYGVELTACSNTMKAQGLTREDLLEQVDRTVPAIVRLMELQEEGWSYIKP
- a CDS encoding efflux RND transporter permease subunit — protein: MTQSSRIGPSGRLASLFLGSKLTPLIILGSLLLGLLAVVLTPREEEPQIIVPMADVFLPFPGASSQIVEAQLTKPIERKISEIKGVEYVYSMSKPGGALIIVRFYVGEPMEQSLVDLYDKLMSNQDSFPPGAGPFLVKPRDINDVPIVTFTLSSDRYADDELRRLAEHLLEEVKKVPGTSGGFLVGGRPREVLVQIDQARMRAYGVTPLEVAGVIRAENLALPSGRFQSENREYALETGRFLRSREDIESLVVGARDGRPIYLRQVADVIDGPGEVTQYVWFGLGASSARETFNVKRETSHELPAVTVAVAKQRGVNAVQVSREVLRTVEAMNGRIIPADVRVTVTRDYGETANEKANELLWHLLIAVVAVVVFLGLALGPRPALVVSVAIPLTLALTLFTSMLIGYTINRVTLFALIFSIGILVDDAIVVVENTYRHLQLRRRAHREAAIYAVDEVGNPTILATFTVIAALLPMAFVSGLMGPYMRPIPVNASIAMFFSLLVAFVVIPWFCQACYRSTVVMPGLDHEGNTGGWTYRFYHRLFTPLLRRPFLTYALLASIVVLLLGSSALFYTRHVAVKMLPFDNKSELQLVIDMPEGTTLEETARVAKSLTQFIRRVPEVRDYQAYVGTASPFNFNGLVRHYFLREGSHQADIQINLVSKDERAAQSHEIAQRLRPEAQRIGRQFGANVKIVEVPPGPPVQSVLVAEVYGPDYERQRAVAKELRALFEATPGVVDVDDLIGQDLVKYVFTVDRAKAALAGVPSEDIVKTLRMAMEGAKIGLVHIPNEKSPVQIVLRLPLTERTGLEHFGEIALRRAGGGMVPLSELLRLEETVEDKTIYHKNQKPVVYVVADVGGPGAEQAESPVYGVLGVGEKLAHYRPAEGYEIEQYYAAAPWSEQRLAVKWDGEWHITYETFRDMGLAFAVAMLLIYLLIVGQFQSFVTPLIIMAPIPLTLIGIVPGHWATGSYFTATSMIGFIALAGIIVRNSILLVDFIELQEQEGRSLAEAVIRAGAIRTRPILLTAAALMVGAFVIVLDPIFQGLAVSLLFGVGASTVLTLVVIPVLYYLVYKGQHRLAERPAVETPAEDARAGALAAPKS